The sequence below is a genomic window from bacterium.
CCCGCGATTGAAAAAGAAGCCAAGCAGATGAAAGCGGAGATCTGGTTTGCCGACGAATCGGGCCTTCGCAGCGATTACCATGCGGGGACGACCTGGGGGGTCAAAGGGCAAACGCCCGTGGTGCGAAGCACGGGGGCGCGATACCGCCTCAACATGATCAGTGCCGTGAATCGGCGTGGCCGGATGCGGTTCATGATTGAGAAGAAGGGGGTGAATGCCGATGTCATCTGCCGCTTTTTGGATCGCCTGATGGTGGGAAGCAAGACCCCCGTGTTTCTGATCTGGGATGGGCATCCGGTGCACAAGTCCAAGAAGGTAACGGAAAAGGTGAAGAGCTACGACGGCAAGCTGCGTTTGTATTTGCTCCCCGGGTATAGTCCGGAGCTGAATCCGGGCGAAGGGGTTTGGCGGGAAGTCAAATCGCACCGGCTCGGCCGTGCCGGCATCTTCTCCTTTGCCGACATGATGTCTATGGCGCTGGGGGCACTGCGCTCCTTGCTCAAGCGTCCGGATATCATCCGTGGATTTTTTCATACGCCATCCACTCTATATGCGTCTTAGCGTCCTTTCTATTATGGACTGACTAATGTGGCTGTCGCACGAACTGCGGAAT
It includes:
- a CDS encoding IS630 family transposase, which gives rise to MDGRKLTHDVLTELRKRAVAMVQSGESPEVVVKTMGFARACIYNWLALYRAGGWDALDAKKRGGRPRKLKGNMIQWVYQTVVGKDPRQYQFPFALWTRHAIGSLIYKRYGIRLSANSVGRLLAQLGITAQKPLWKAYQQDPERVRKWVQEDYPAIEKEAKQMKAEIWFADESGLRSDYHAGTTWGVKGQTPVVRSTGARYRLNMISAVNRRGRMRFMIEKKGVNADVICRFLDRLMVGSKTPVFLIWDGHPVHKSKKVTEKVKSYDGKLRLYLLPGYSPELNPGEGVWREVKSHRLGRAGIFSFADMMSMALGALRSLLKRPDIIRGFFHTPSTLYAS